Proteins encoded together in one Pontiella desulfatans window:
- a CDS encoding arylsulfatase: MKRLNAILCGGLIAAFACAEQRPNIVLIMVDDMGFSDIGCYGGEIDTPNIDALAKNGVKFSRFYNNSRCCPTRATLMTGLPAAATGIGRMTNSPNQHNQDYGEDSPGYRGYLNRECVTIAEALKPAGYATLMTGKWHLGYNEPERWPLQRGFEKYYGCISGATRFFHPQGERGITFMNEPDPELKSTTDRPYYTTDAFTDHAIRFIQEEQAGAGRPFFLYLAYTAPHWPVQAHEEEVEKYRGNYMIGWEKLREQRYAKQLALGLISKDWKLSPSDESIPAWDSLDPTKQKEMDLRMAVYAAMIDRVDQNIGKLIQSLEKSGQLENTMIMFLSDNGGCHEGGMLGRGAIDPPEKRNQSTANSIGEAWANAINTPFRKYKTFTHEGGAATPFLLSWPKRITPQADWYDSPAHIIDVMPTLLEMAGAEYPKAFNGNQIKPLGGISFSPAFDFLPLERAEPIFSEHIGNAFVMEGDWKLVGTKVAEHNGANLKKWELYNLAEDRTELNDLAKNYPERVERMSKAWKTWADEANVYPRPAGKPKPTKEEKH; encoded by the coding sequence ATGAAGCGATTGAACGCTATTTTATGCGGTGGACTCATCGCGGCCTTTGCATGTGCTGAACAACGGCCGAACATCGTTTTAATCATGGTCGACGACATGGGTTTTTCGGACATCGGCTGCTATGGCGGCGAGATCGATACGCCGAACATCGATGCGCTGGCGAAAAACGGCGTGAAATTTTCTCGGTTCTATAACAACTCCCGCTGCTGCCCGACGCGTGCCACATTGATGACCGGGCTTCCCGCCGCCGCAACCGGCATCGGCCGCATGACCAATTCGCCGAACCAGCACAATCAGGATTATGGCGAAGATTCCCCGGGCTATCGGGGCTATCTGAACCGCGAATGTGTAACCATTGCCGAGGCACTGAAGCCCGCAGGCTATGCCACGCTCATGACCGGTAAGTGGCATCTGGGTTATAACGAGCCTGAGCGCTGGCCCCTGCAGCGCGGCTTCGAAAAATATTATGGCTGCATCTCGGGGGCGACCCGCTTTTTCCATCCGCAGGGCGAGCGCGGCATCACCTTCATGAACGAACCGGATCCGGAGTTGAAGAGCACGACCGATCGGCCCTACTACACCACCGATGCCTTCACCGACCATGCGATTCGTTTCATCCAGGAAGAGCAGGCGGGAGCGGGACGCCCGTTCTTTCTCTACCTCGCCTACACCGCGCCGCACTGGCCCGTGCAGGCGCACGAGGAGGAGGTCGAAAAATATCGCGGCAACTATATGATCGGCTGGGAAAAACTCCGCGAACAACGCTATGCCAAACAGCTGGCGCTGGGGCTGATTTCCAAAGACTGGAAACTCTCTCCGTCGGATGAAAGCATTCCCGCCTGGGATTCACTCGACCCAACCAAACAGAAGGAAATGGATCTGCGCATGGCGGTCTATGCCGCGATGATTGATCGGGTGGATCAGAATATCGGCAAGCTTATCCAATCCCTGGAAAAATCCGGTCAGCTGGAAAATACCATGATTATGTTCCTGTCCGACAACGGCGGATGCCACGAGGGCGGCATGCTCGGACGCGGCGCAATCGATCCTCCCGAAAAGCGCAACCAGTCCACGGCCAACAGCATCGGCGAGGCCTGGGCAAATGCCATCAATACCCCGTTCCGGAAATATAAAACCTTCACGCACGAGGGCGGGGCGGCGACGCCGTTTCTGCTGAGCTGGCCAAAGCGCATCACGCCGCAAGCCGATTGGTATGATTCACCTGCGCACATTATCGATGTTATGCCAACGCTCCTGGAAATGGCCGGTGCGGAATATCCGAAGGCGTTTAACGGCAACCAAATCAAGCCGCTCGGCGGAATCTCATTCAGCCCGGCTTTTGACTTCCTGCCATTGGAACGCGCGGAACCGATTTTTTCGGAACACATCGGCAATGCCTTCGTTATGGAGGGCGACTGGAAGCTGGTCGGCACCAAGGTGGCGGAGCACAATGGAGCCAACCTGAAGAAGTGGGAGCTTTATAACCTGGCGG
- a CDS encoding family 43 glycosylhydrolase: MNRISIFAVCALFCGFHMADAGVLTSEQKLEKVKAHNEAFQALNEKVRDPFVLKGPDGFFYMTGTTAGTSWGETAGIKIWKSRDLAEWKDLGFVWELERDGKDDWFFDVPLKRTGPMRERTIWAPEIHCMNGTWWVPLSANTGGHSLLKSTTGRIEGPYDALPLMDGPHNIDSHLYEENGEVYYCYQADFIAKMKPDMSGLAEEKTKLKHKGNHPLGYEGILMLKIGDKYLHIASGRYGYEPTDTYDLYYTVSKNLYGPYGKRRMALKNAGHGNLFQDHEGRWWSTAFDHEFFTEGMQNWSLWLVPVEIEETEDDLIIRSKDPRFQPSEDDQRVVEELSKTGPPAAWKGKARWWRPEGK, translated from the coding sequence ATGAACAGGATTTCAATCTTTGCGGTTTGTGCGCTCTTTTGTGGCTTCCATATGGCTGATGCAGGCGTGCTGACCTCGGAACAAAAGCTGGAAAAGGTCAAGGCGCACAACGAAGCATTCCAGGCGTTGAACGAAAAGGTGCGCGATCCGTTTGTGCTGAAGGGGCCGGACGGTTTCTTCTACATGACGGGCACCACCGCCGGAACCTCGTGGGGCGAAACCGCCGGGATAAAAATCTGGAAGAGCAGGGATCTCGCAGAGTGGAAAGACCTGGGCTTTGTCTGGGAGCTGGAGCGCGACGGAAAAGACGATTGGTTTTTTGACGTTCCGCTGAAGCGCACGGGGCCGATGCGTGAGCGCACCATCTGGGCACCGGAGATCCATTGCATGAACGGAACGTGGTGGGTTCCGCTCAGCGCAAATACAGGCGGACACTCGCTCCTCAAAAGTACGACGGGCAGGATCGAGGGGCCCTATGATGCGTTGCCGCTGATGGATGGGCCGCACAACATTGATTCGCATCTTTACGAAGAAAACGGCGAGGTCTACTACTGCTACCAGGCGGACTTCATTGCAAAGATGAAACCGGACATGAGCGGGCTGGCCGAGGAAAAGACCAAGCTGAAGCACAAGGGGAACCACCCGCTCGGATACGAGGGAATCCTGATGCTGAAGATCGGCGATAAATATCTGCATATCGCTTCCGGCCGCTACGGCTATGAACCAACCGATACGTACGATCTCTACTATACGGTTTCCAAAAATCTCTACGGCCCCTATGGCAAGCGCCGCATGGCGCTGAAGAATGCGGGGCATGGCAACCTGTTCCAGGATCATGAAGGCCGCTGGTGGAGCACCGCCTTCGACCACGAATTCTTCACCGAGGGCATGCAGAACTGGAGCCTCTGGCTGGTGCCGGTCGAAATTGAGGAGACGGAAGACGATTTGATCATCCGCTCCAAAGATCCGCGATTCCAACCTTCGGAAGACGACCAACGGGTGGTTGAGGAACTTTCAAAAACAGGCCCGCCCGCAGCTTGGAAGGGCAAGGCCAGGTGGTGGAGGCCGGAGGGGAAATGA
- a CDS encoding family 43 glycosylhydrolase, with translation MKKALLLMVIGCAAFQAQAKNPMFWGADPSGVVARDGRVFVFPTYDLKDWSDQKFWECWSSSDLVNWTNHGKIFDTEMSGWGINNAWAPDITFKNGKYYFYYYFNNGKEHPGGVGVAIADKPEGPYKEALGKMLIRWHDPCIFNDDDGRSYLYAQNKVRELNPDMVSFKDQQDIRLEIGEVPDKYEATYVFKRNGVYYFTYAKKWNHLIYYTGDNPKGPFTYRGEIMKPYGANNHHSIIEHNGKWIIFYHEWAPKESETSRRRIRAEWLEFNDDGTIKLVEVTEEGLSRKID, from the coding sequence ATGAAGAAAGCGTTGTTGTTGATGGTTATTGGTTGTGCCGCGTTTCAGGCGCAGGCGAAGAATCCGATGTTCTGGGGCGCCGATCCGTCGGGGGTCGTGGCGCGGGACGGGCGTGTGTTTGTTTTTCCGACGTATGACCTCAAGGACTGGAGCGACCAGAAGTTCTGGGAATGCTGGTCATCTTCCGACCTGGTGAACTGGACGAACCACGGGAAGATTTTCGATACGGAAATGTCGGGGTGGGGCATCAACAACGCCTGGGCTCCGGACATCACCTTCAAAAATGGAAAGTATTATTTCTACTACTATTTCAACAACGGGAAGGAACACCCCGGCGGGGTCGGCGTGGCGATTGCGGACAAGCCGGAAGGGCCCTACAAGGAAGCGCTTGGCAAGATGCTGATCCGCTGGCACGACCCGTGTATCTTCAACGACGACGATGGCCGTTCCTATCTCTATGCCCAGAACAAGGTGCGTGAGCTGAACCCGGACATGGTCAGTTTCAAAGACCAGCAGGATATCAGACTCGAGATTGGCGAGGTGCCGGATAAATATGAGGCGACCTATGTCTTCAAGCGCAACGGGGTCTACTATTTTACCTATGCGAAAAAGTGGAACCATCTGATCTACTACACCGGCGATAATCCCAAGGGGCCGTTCACCTACCGCGGCGAGATCATGAAGCCTTATGGTGCCAACAACCACCATTCCATCATTGAGCATAACGGCAAGTGGATCATCTTCTACCACGAGTGGGCGCCGAAGGAGAGCGAGACCAGCCGCCGCCGGATCCGTGCCGAATGGCTGGAGTTTAATGACGATGGCACCATCAAGCTCGTGGAAGTCACCGAAGAGGGATTGTCACGGAAGATCGATTAA
- a CDS encoding family 43 glycosylhydrolase, whose product MKKIVVMAVCLATGSFAADTPENIAAKFKSRDAAIHLMDDWMRDPFITRGADGFFYLSCTRLDHIPGKIQGLEIWRSRDLKSWENFGVPWSVEDSAWLPEVIAKTDVKHAAKKYLLWAPEVWFVDGRWIGMHTSNIGMANLFQNDSKELKGPFVEPMGIELGRRHDPSLFEDDDGSLWLVWGCAQIQQLKPDMSGFVAQQHSIGPSNRKLGHEGCQIIKVGDKYVLFGTAWSTDQMRHGTYNLYYCTADHITGPYDERKWVGRCLGHGTVFQGLEGEWWCTAFINGKYVKPGDKVYDHATPGTAYTYNPAGLTIVPLDIKTVNGEVVIETRDPHYAAPGPDEVQKF is encoded by the coding sequence TCTGTTTGGCTACCGGTTCGTTTGCTGCTGATACACCGGAAAATATCGCTGCAAAATTTAAGAGTCGGGATGCGGCGATCCATTTGATGGACGACTGGATGCGCGATCCGTTCATCACCCGGGGGGCGGATGGATTTTTTTACCTGAGCTGCACGCGGCTGGATCATATTCCGGGGAAAATCCAGGGATTGGAAATCTGGCGTAGCAGGGATTTGAAAAGCTGGGAAAATTTTGGTGTGCCGTGGAGTGTTGAGGATTCGGCCTGGCTTCCGGAGGTTATTGCCAAAACAGATGTTAAACACGCGGCAAAAAAGTATCTCCTCTGGGCACCGGAAGTCTGGTTTGTGGATGGCCGCTGGATTGGTATGCATACATCCAACATCGGGATGGCCAATCTGTTTCAGAATGATTCCAAGGAGTTGAAGGGGCCATTCGTTGAACCGATGGGTATTGAACTGGGCCGTCGTCACGACCCTTCGCTGTTCGAGGATGACGATGGATCGCTCTGGCTGGTTTGGGGATGCGCACAGATTCAGCAGCTCAAGCCCGATATGAGCGGCTTCGTTGCGCAGCAACATAGCATTGGCCCCTCGAACCGCAAGCTGGGGCATGAGGGGTGTCAGATTATCAAAGTGGGCGATAAGTATGTGCTGTTCGGTACGGCCTGGAGCACGGATCAGATGCGACACGGCACCTACAACCTTTACTATTGCACAGCGGATCATATTACCGGCCCGTATGACGAACGGAAGTGGGTGGGCCGCTGCCTCGGACACGGCACGGTTTTCCAGGGGTTGGAAGGCGAGTGGTGGTGCACGGCATTCATCAATGGAAAATATGTAAAGCCCGGCGACAAGGTCTATGACCATGCCACCCCGGGAACGGCCTATACCTATAACCCGGCCGGACTGACGATTGTTCCGCTGGATATCAAAACGGTGAATGGCGAGGTGGTGATAGAAACCCGCGACCCACACTATGCCGCGCCGGGGCCCGACGAAGTACAGAAGTTTTAA